CCTGTTGAAGTTCCCAATGATGAAATCATAGAAGATGAACTCATTGATCTTGATGCGGAACTGGATATGGATGCGGCCATCATGGAATTGCCACCTCCGCCGCCAAGAATGATTGAACAAGAGGAAGAAGAAGAAATCTTTGTGGTAGTAGAACAAATGCCGGAATTGATCGGAGGACTTGCCGCTGTTCAAAAGCATATAACTTATCCTGAAATGGCCCTTAAGGCCGGTATTGAAGGACGTGTTGTAGTTCAATTCCTAATCGATAAAGAAGGAAATGTTATTGACCCGGTTGTTGTACGCGGAATTGGAGGTGGCTGTGATGAAGAGGCTCTTAAAGCAGTGAAGAAAGTAAAATTCAAACCAGGTAAACAACGCGGACAACCCGTTATAGTACGCTACAGCTTACCGGTTGCATTCCGGCTTCAGGAAACAAACAGCTGATATTTTATCAAACCGAATAACTAAAATTGTAAGTGGGTAAAAGGAGTCTTGGGCAGAAATGTTCAGGACTCTTTTTCTGCGAGTCGGTTGATGGTGCTTTTTAGTTCGTCAAAACTGACGGGCTTTATCAGGTAATCAACAAAATCGGTGGTTTTTGCTCGCTCGCGATTTAAAGGATCAGAATTACCCGTGATGTAAATAACAGGTACGTTGTTTGATTTTTCGCGAAGGGCAGTCATTGCATCAATACCGTCAACTTCATCCTCAAGCATGATATCCATTAAAACCAGATCGGGATTGAGAGCATCGATCTTTTCAATAGCTTCATGACCTTTAGTAATAATTTCCAAAACCTCATAGTTCAGCCGCTCGATCATTTTAGAAAGAAGCAGGGACAAAACTTTATCGTCTTCAACAATAATAATTTTCATATCGCGAAAGATAGTTGATTTATATTAACTCAGCCAACTTAGTTATCGACAAAGTAAGAAGATTTTATAAGGCCATAGTAATTATAATATCGTAATACTATAGGATAAGTCATATAATTTATATTATGTAAAGTAATATTAATTTACTAAAACTACCTTCTTCCCTATACATATATTTTCTTCTAAGAAATCAGATCT
The nucleotide sequence above comes from Gracilimonas sp.. Encoded proteins:
- a CDS encoding response regulator, which translates into the protein MKIIIVEDDKVLSLLLSKMIERLNYEVLEIITKGHEAIEKIDALNPDLVLMDIMLEDEVDGIDAMTALREKSNNVPVIYITGNSDPLNRERAKTTDFVDYLIKPVSFDELKSTINRLAEKES
- a CDS encoding energy transducer TonB; translated protein: MRGPVKIIDRKNDLKQGYLIRLEIGFILSLLIFISASKLTIKPSGNSDIAVVDKQEVVFMEEIVQTKQEVKAPPPPRPMIPVEVPNDEIIEDELIDLDAELDMDAAIMELPPPPPRMIEQEEEEEIFVVVEQMPELIGGLAAVQKHITYPEMALKAGIEGRVVVQFLIDKEGNVIDPVVVRGIGGGCDEEALKAVKKVKFKPGKQRGQPVIVRYSLPVAFRLQETNS